One stretch of Roseibium sp. HPY-6 DNA includes these proteins:
- a CDS encoding AraC family transcriptional regulator, which translates to MRHDALSQILDALKLRGSIYFHTSFSPPWAVEVPAFGNVARFHMAMRGACWLKVEGHAAPIYLSTGDLVVIPHGAAHVLCDEIGREATSVDRVLQETGYTGEGALYFGGSDEEQSCKLFCGHFEFEDGSVHPILDALPEVIHVPNTETMNAFWLETVMRFVASEVRATLPGSDAIVHRLTEIIFIQVVRTFVDQQGDRAGCLAAVLNPKLGRSMSQIHLAPEQPWTVETLAREAGMSRTVFAERFTELVGMTPLAYVTHWRMEKARKDIRETDLPLIDIAEMIGYASEAAFNRAFKRQFNQTPGQMRRMGNA; encoded by the coding sequence ATGAGACATGACGCCCTCAGCCAGATCCTTGACGCGCTGAAGCTGCGCGGATCGATCTACTTTCACACCAGCTTTTCGCCGCCTTGGGCTGTGGAAGTGCCTGCGTTCGGAAACGTCGCGCGATTCCATATGGCAATGCGCGGCGCCTGCTGGCTGAAGGTCGAAGGTCACGCTGCGCCGATCTACCTTTCGACCGGGGACCTGGTGGTCATCCCGCATGGGGCGGCACACGTCCTGTGCGACGAGATCGGGCGGGAGGCCACGTCCGTCGACCGGGTGCTTCAGGAGACGGGCTATACGGGTGAGGGGGCGCTTTATTTCGGCGGATCGGACGAGGAACAGAGCTGCAAATTGTTTTGCGGGCATTTCGAGTTCGAAGACGGCTCGGTACATCCGATCCTCGACGCGCTGCCTGAGGTCATTCACGTGCCGAATACGGAAACGATGAACGCATTCTGGCTGGAAACGGTGATGCGTTTTGTCGCCAGCGAAGTCCGGGCGACGCTGCCGGGGTCGGACGCAATCGTGCATCGGCTGACGGAGATCATCTTTATCCAGGTCGTGCGCACGTTTGTCGATCAGCAGGGCGACAGGGCAGGATGTCTCGCCGCCGTCCTCAATCCGAAGCTGGGACGCTCCATGTCCCAGATCCATCTAGCGCCCGAGCAGCCCTGGACCGTTGAGACGCTGGCACGCGAGGCCGGCATGTCACGGACGGTTTTTGCGGAACGCTTCACCGAACTCGTCGGCATGACGCCACTTGCCTATGTCACGCACTGGCGCATGGAAAAGGCCCGCAAGGACATCCGCGAAACCGACCTGCCGCTGATCGATATCGCCGAGATGATCGGCTATGCTTCGGAAGCCGCCTTCAACCGCGCCTTCAAGCGCCAGTTCAACCAGACACCGGGCCAGATGCGTCGCATGGGGAATGCGTGA
- a CDS encoding YHS domain-containing (seleno)protein: MSFSKTLVAVTLLGIANLSGPAFAADEYNTSSGLTAAGAPLGMHGVDPVAFVNLGNRIDGAARHTAVHDGVAYYFSSKETMDKFTADPAAYLPQNGGFCTFGVSVGKKFDGDPQFAAIVDDKLYLFLNEEIFRAFQKDEAGTIAKAEENWVKIRSTAAKDL, from the coding sequence ATGTCCTTCTCAAAAACACTCGTAGCCGTCACGCTTCTTGGCATCGCAAACCTGTCGGGACCTGCCTTTGCCGCCGACGAATACAACACCTCCAGCGGTCTGACCGCTGCCGGTGCCCCGCTCGGCATGCACGGCGTTGACCCGGTCGCCTTCGTCAATCTCGGCAACCGGATCGATGGCGCCGCCCGTCATACGGCTGTGCATGACGGCGTTGCCTACTATTTCTCCTCCAAGGAAACCATGGACAAGTTCACGGCCGACCCGGCCGCGTACCTGCCGCAAAACGGCGGTTTTTGTACATTCGGTGTTTCGGTCGGAAAGAAATTTGACGGCGACCCGCAATTCGCTGCCATCGTCGACGACAAGCTCTATCTCTTCCTGAACGAGGAGATCTTCCGCGCGTTCCAGAAGGATGAGGCAGGCACCATTGCAAAGGCCGAGGAGAACTGGGTAAAGATCCGCTCAACCGCTGCCAAGGACCTCTGA
- a CDS encoding RNA ligase RtcB family protein encodes MGTSQKEGHASPQEAAPIHRFYSEATWIEGAAEDQLDAVSKMSGVSHVAAFPDLHPGKYGPVGSAILADRIYPQLIGNDIGCGMSFFVLDLPARKLRLDKAAQKFRALEGVWDGDAGARLLSEGLPADLHPLALGTIGGGNHFCELQEVEAVADGQVLADHEVKKGDLMLLVHSGSRSLGMTVFSAVLEQFSGMDPNSEAGKDYLSAHRDAVRWASLNRQLIAERAAKALRSDLRLLSDAPHNLIEVRKGEILHRKGAAKADLPLVPLAGSRDALSFVLAPEGGNPGALASLAHGSGRKYDRRSMLGRAGATRTDRENLARTSFGGQVICEDRQLLVEEAPNAYKDPKQVLGDLQTAGLARAVATLKPLLTFKKAVSQELTDARQEKRQRLKNRRGMR; translated from the coding sequence ATGGGCACTTCTCAAAAGGAAGGGCACGCGTCTCCACAAGAAGCCGCGCCCATCCATCGATTTTATTCTGAAGCCACCTGGATTGAAGGCGCAGCCGAAGACCAGCTCGATGCCGTGTCGAAAATGTCCGGCGTCTCGCATGTCGCGGCTTTTCCGGACCTGCATCCAGGCAAATACGGTCCGGTCGGCAGCGCAATCCTCGCTGACCGCATCTATCCTCAGCTGATCGGCAACGATATCGGCTGCGGCATGAGCTTTTTTGTGCTCGACCTGCCGGCCCGCAAGCTGCGGCTCGACAAGGCGGCGCAGAAATTCCGCGCCCTCGAAGGGGTGTGGGATGGCGACGCAGGCGCTCGTCTTCTGAGTGAGGGGCTTCCAGCCGATCTGCACCCACTGGCACTCGGCACCATCGGCGGCGGCAACCATTTCTGCGAACTGCAGGAAGTCGAAGCCGTCGCCGACGGGCAAGTGCTCGCCGATCATGAAGTCAAAAAAGGCGATCTGATGCTGCTGGTACATTCCGGCTCCCGCTCACTTGGAATGACGGTGTTCAGCGCGGTGCTGGAGCAATTCTCGGGGATGGACCCGAACAGTGAAGCCGGCAAGGACTACCTGTCAGCGCACCGGGACGCCGTCCGTTGGGCCAGCCTCAACAGGCAGCTGATCGCCGAAAGAGCCGCGAAGGCACTCCGGTCCGATCTTCGTCTGCTGTCGGACGCGCCACACAACCTGATCGAAGTACGCAAAGGCGAGATCCTCCACAGAAAGGGGGCCGCAAAGGCTGATCTTCCACTCGTTCCCCTCGCCGGGTCGCGCGATGCGCTCAGCTTTGTTCTCGCCCCGGAAGGAGGCAATCCGGGCGCTCTTGCCTCGCTCGCCCACGGATCAGGACGCAAATACGATCGCCGCTCGATGCTTGGCCGCGCAGGCGCAACGCGGACCGATCGGGAAAATCTTGCCAGAACATCCTTCGGAGGACAGGTGATCTGCGAAGATCGCCAGCTGCTGGTCGAGGAAGCACCCAATGCCTACAAGGATCCGAAGCAGGTTCTGGGTGATCTTCAAACTGCTGGTCTTGCACGGGCCGTCGCAACCCTCAAGCCGTTGCTGACCTTCAAGAAAGCGGTCAGTCAGGAGCTGACGGACGCAAGACAGGAAAAACGTCAGCGCTTGAAAAACCGGAGGGGGATGCGATGA
- the prfH gene encoding peptide chain release factor H has product MTPRKKFHLLVTSGDGPRECQRAVAHVVRQMAREAAQSNVGFSVDLPTDQAGKVPASALITLSGSKAAEMSRRWYGTIQWICKSPFRPHHKRRNWFVGVFAVQHGDLPKVDLSPDALKIETFRSGSPGGQHQNTTDSGVRITHLATGLVAISTDERSQHRNREVALDRLKARFLLKREESLARDRSAQNQLHRQLERGNPVRVFQGEKFLEAK; this is encoded by the coding sequence ATGACGCCGCGCAAGAAATTCCATCTCCTCGTAACAAGCGGGGATGGTCCACGCGAATGCCAAAGGGCGGTTGCCCATGTCGTTCGACAGATGGCGCGGGAGGCTGCGCAGTCCAACGTCGGGTTCAGCGTCGATTTGCCGACGGATCAAGCAGGCAAAGTTCCAGCGTCTGCACTGATTACGCTGTCTGGCAGCAAGGCGGCTGAGATGTCACGACGCTGGTATGGCACAATCCAATGGATCTGCAAGAGCCCCTTCCGCCCACATCATAAGCGCCGAAACTGGTTCGTAGGCGTTTTCGCAGTCCAGCACGGCGATCTTCCGAAGGTTGATCTGTCGCCGGATGCTCTCAAGATTGAAACCTTCCGCTCCGGCAGTCCAGGCGGCCAGCATCAAAACACCACGGACAGTGGTGTCCGGATCACCCACCTTGCAACCGGGCTTGTCGCCATTTCGACCGATGAAAGATCCCAGCATCGGAACCGTGAAGTCGCCCTCGACCGACTGAAAGCGCGCTTTCTTCTCAAACGAGAAGAGAGCCTTGCCCGGGACCGGTCAGCCCAGAACCAGTTGCACAGACAGCTGGAACGCGGCAATCCGGTTCGGGTGTTTCAGGGGGAAAAGTTTCTGGAAGCTAAGTAA
- a CDS encoding HAD family hydrolase has translation MNADIQAFLFDKDGTLLDFDATWTPAYEEAARFASRCVMSDANRFLEMSGLDLKTRKSAAGNSEEIAEAWIAAGADFDLADLTGHLDQIFVASMHQAKPLTGIRETVDWLLDHGYRIGVASSDSEAAIRAFLNGSGLAPKFEFVTGYDSGHGPKPEPGMVLGFASAIDLPPAKIAVVGDNMHDIDMAMAAGAGLTIGVLTGTSAREDLEAHADIILQSASDLPQCLS, from the coding sequence TTGAATGCGGACATTCAAGCCTTCCTGTTCGACAAGGACGGCACGCTGCTCGACTTTGACGCCACGTGGACACCAGCTTATGAGGAAGCGGCCAGATTTGCTTCACGATGCGTAATGTCCGATGCAAATCGTTTTCTGGAAATGTCTGGACTGGATCTGAAGACCCGCAAATCAGCAGCAGGCAACTCCGAAGAGATCGCAGAGGCCTGGATTGCAGCTGGCGCGGACTTTGATCTTGCCGATCTGACCGGACACCTCGACCAGATTTTTGTGGCCAGCATGCACCAAGCAAAACCGCTGACCGGCATCCGCGAGACAGTGGACTGGCTACTTGATCACGGTTATCGAATTGGCGTCGCCTCCAGTGACAGCGAAGCAGCAATCAGAGCCTTTCTCAACGGGTCCGGACTGGCTCCGAAATTCGAGTTTGTTACAGGCTATGACAGCGGGCACGGCCCGAAACCGGAACCTGGCATGGTTCTCGGCTTCGCAAGTGCAATCGATCTCCCACCGGCCAAGATAGCCGTCGTCGGAGACAACATGCATGATATCGACATGGCGATGGCCGCCGGAGCCGGGCTGACGATCGGCGTTCTGACGGGGACCAGCGCGCGTGAAGATCTTGAAGCACATGCGGATATCATTTTGCAAAGTGCATCCGACCTACCCCAATGTCTCTCCTAG
- a CDS encoding LysR family transcriptional regulator, with translation MRQPITSLPSLTCFRAAAELESFSAAADQLNLTHGAVSRAVRLLEDDLGAALFERRNRRVFLTENGRRLARAVDEGFARIEQAIADIRQSEAGVPVTLSCEPTLLMRYLIPRLPDFQERFPDITLQLVAGGGPVRLDANIQFAIRRNDFSIPNRYRTTELFDEEIGPVCRADLVELFFENGQLKPNALCLHTRTRPQAWAQWFELTGTRRAEATGQSFEHFYFSLQAAVAGLGVAIGPKRQVHDDVENGLLAAPLGFRRDGSLYVLLSERSSPQGRVEKALLTWLGETLG, from the coding sequence ATGCGTCAGCCAATCACGTCGTTGCCTTCTTTGACTTGTTTTCGGGCCGCTGCTGAGCTTGAAAGCTTCAGCGCAGCAGCCGATCAATTGAATCTGACGCATGGTGCGGTGAGCCGGGCTGTGAGACTGCTGGAGGACGACCTTGGTGCTGCTTTGTTTGAAAGGCGCAACCGGAGAGTTTTTCTGACAGAGAACGGCCGACGGTTGGCCCGCGCGGTGGACGAGGGCTTTGCCCGGATCGAACAGGCCATTGCGGATATCAGACAAAGCGAAGCCGGCGTGCCGGTGACGCTTTCCTGCGAACCGACGTTGCTGATGCGGTATCTGATCCCGAGACTTCCGGATTTCCAGGAACGTTTTCCTGATATCACTCTGCAATTGGTTGCCGGTGGTGGCCCGGTCCGTCTCGATGCCAACATTCAGTTTGCGATCAGGCGAAACGATTTCAGCATTCCGAACCGGTATCGGACCACTGAATTGTTCGATGAGGAAATCGGGCCAGTCTGCCGCGCCGACCTTGTGGAGTTGTTTTTCGAAAACGGTCAATTGAAGCCGAACGCTCTGTGTCTACACACGCGCACGCGGCCGCAAGCCTGGGCGCAATGGTTCGAATTGACCGGCACCCGGCGGGCTGAAGCCACTGGGCAGAGCTTTGAGCACTTCTATTTCAGCCTGCAAGCCGCCGTTGCGGGCCTTGGCGTGGCAATCGGGCCGAAGCGGCAGGTTCACGACGATGTTGAAAACGGTCTTCTTGCTGCGCCATTGGGCTTCAGAAGAGATGGAAGCCTCTATGTGCTTTTGTCCGAGCGCTCATCGCCTCAAGGGCGGGTGGAAAAAGCGTTGTTGACCTGGCTAGGAGAGACATTGGGGTAG
- a CDS encoding LysE family transporter, translating to MTELLAVVTITIFAVISPGPDFAIVSRNSLLTNRQTGALTAIGIALGVFVHVGYTLLGVGILIRQSPVLLEVLRFAGALYLVWLGLTLILSRGKREESEQPERGMSAMEALRMGFLTNALNPKTSVFIISLFLQVVSPATPLAIQIAYGLFISLTHGIWFSLVAVFFSAKTMQRIFAAARHLIDRIFGTILVGFGAALVVTGLGV from the coding sequence ATGACCGAGCTGCTTGCTGTTGTCACCATTACGATTTTTGCCGTCATCAGCCCGGGGCCGGATTTCGCAATTGTCAGCCGAAACAGCCTTTTGACGAACCGGCAGACGGGAGCGCTGACCGCGATCGGCATCGCACTCGGCGTCTTCGTCCATGTTGGATACACGCTTTTGGGGGTCGGAATACTTATCCGGCAGTCGCCGGTGCTTTTGGAGGTCCTCAGATTTGCAGGAGCGCTTTATCTCGTCTGGCTGGGACTGACGCTGATCCTGTCCCGTGGCAAACGCGAGGAAAGCGAACAGCCGGAGCGCGGCATGTCTGCCATGGAAGCCCTGCGAATGGGTTTCCTGACCAACGCCTTGAACCCCAAGACATCCGTTTTCATCATCAGTCTCTTTCTTCAAGTAGTTAGCCCGGCAACGCCGCTTGCAATTCAGATTGCCTATGGGCTGTTCATATCACTGACACACGGGATCTGGTTTTCGCTTGTCGCAGTCTTCTTTTCGGCAAAGACAATGCAACGCATCTTTGCAGCGGCACGCCATCTGATCGATCGCATATTCGGGACCATACTGGTCGGCTTCGGTGCTGCGTTGGTGGTCACTGGTCTTGGGGTTTGA
- a CDS encoding Ig-like domain-containing protein, with product MHPAFSFGLKNGPTIKKAAFASPFAAKFKSGQWQSELSQGLSAGDPDGPDVSGGGSLGARWTQFLGATPSWKPLLSDEDISFEAGNGARENGIEETEAGELQSEADGVSPIKALLDSLFESSSGDNAEAGVTVADAPAPVSIEPVDLREPVPQDEKTVPAESSEGSAAPTFEAFAPVVGEDGVVLHDQACPCPGCGAREEDSVTLKMEAEAGTSSSGTSGAAATLGDMAEYLTSGYWADKGLNVSNSEGTLSHNLGSSGTDANNGVLYYNVSGYSSDSNGISEERKVLVREAFKLFEATLGIDFEETTSTNTSEVDFFFSDNSSGAWANYSYYSNGTIAASYVNVASSWSGGTSTYNDYTLQTIFHEIGHALGLGHQGNYNGSATFGVSNDFANDSWQASMMSYFSQSENTNVDASGALLQTPMSVDWMALDAIYGSQGYGVSNAFTENTTWGFNTTVTSDVSDIWAQWSSYANKTASTIVDSGGIDTLDLSGYGNNSVINLAPSDSQSSGPSASSIGGRTGNLTIAEGTIIENAIGGSGSETFYGNSANNILTGNGGNDTFHNSEGSDTYLGGAGTDSVLFEGNFADYSFAISGSFLQVINVAVDLVEFTVEALGFSDQTVSYQEIVDSLTATPNADPEAENDSYFVDEDGLLTGQNILANDTDADGDGLTVASVNGSAASVGSQIVLESGALLTVNADGTFSYDQNGAYDYLGDEESAEETFTYVATDGEGNSEPATVTITIEGSHDNTAPVSADESYTVDEDGMLTGQNLLANDTDADGDGLTVASVNGSAASVGSQIVLESGALLTVNADGTFSYDQNGAFDYLGDEESAEETFTYVATDGEGNSEPATVTITIEGSHDNTAPVSADDSYTVDEDGLLTGQNLLANDTDADGDGLTVASVNGSAASVGSQIVLESGALLTVNADGTFLYDQNGAFEALESGETGNDSFTYQVSDGKGGFDTATVTLTIDGISDPVADPLPGPEPVVEKPVVIDFEGLAPGAYTGEMGISLTGVDVTTSGQLAGSLSGATSGFTISAGGEDFDLDSLLLQSETRRARIKLEAFDDGVLVGSMKVRINSKDAFELELDDRFDGVDEIVVSSRRDKPFYVDDLALVTYQSGSAGGNEDPNAADDAYATSEDATVGGNLLSNDRDPDGEGVSLLSLAGQSGGVAVLASGAIVTFASDGTFTYDPNGAFNGLYDGDSATDAFVYEVSDGNGGVDTAEVTITIDGEGTAPVETHIGFEEGSLCDWFDEEDEFVFADTYVTGRNRGVSEGELAGRSYGDSLSFSRADGESFDFEEAVFTALGRGKVTLTVEGYLDGELVGSEDFGVRANREKKLALTDSKFNEVDEVVVRSNHGVILDDMTLLV from the coding sequence ATGCATCCGGCATTTTCCTTTGGATTGAAAAACGGTCCGACCATCAAAAAAGCGGCATTCGCATCACCGTTTGCAGCCAAATTCAAATCAGGCCAGTGGCAATCCGAGCTCTCACAAGGCTTGTCAGCCGGTGACCCAGATGGGCCCGATGTTTCTGGTGGTGGTTCTCTTGGTGCGCGTTGGACGCAGTTTTTGGGAGCAACGCCTTCATGGAAACCTCTGCTGTCCGATGAAGACATTAGTTTCGAAGCCGGTAACGGCGCTCGCGAAAACGGTATCGAAGAAACCGAAGCCGGTGAGCTGCAGAGTGAAGCGGATGGCGTCAGCCCGATAAAGGCACTTCTGGATTCGCTCTTTGAAAGCAGCAGTGGTGACAACGCCGAGGCCGGAGTGACCGTTGCCGATGCGCCGGCTCCGGTTTCTATAGAACCGGTGGATCTGCGAGAGCCGGTACCTCAGGATGAAAAAACGGTACCGGCGGAAAGCTCGGAAGGCAGCGCGGCCCCGACTTTCGAAGCCTTCGCCCCGGTTGTCGGCGAAGACGGTGTTGTTCTGCACGATCAGGCCTGTCCGTGTCCTGGATGCGGGGCTCGGGAGGAAGACAGCGTCACCCTGAAAATGGAGGCCGAGGCTGGAACCAGTTCGTCAGGAACAAGTGGGGCTGCCGCTACGCTTGGGGACATGGCAGAATATCTCACCAGTGGATACTGGGCGGACAAGGGCCTCAATGTTTCCAATTCAGAAGGAACGCTTTCCCATAACCTCGGCAGTTCCGGAACAGACGCAAACAACGGCGTCCTCTATTATAATGTTTCCGGCTATTCGTCCGACAGCAACGGCATCTCCGAGGAGCGCAAGGTGCTTGTCCGCGAAGCGTTCAAGCTGTTTGAGGCGACGCTGGGGATCGACTTTGAGGAAACGACGTCAACGAACACGTCGGAAGTCGACTTCTTTTTCAGCGACAACTCTTCGGGTGCCTGGGCCAATTACAGCTACTACAGCAACGGCACGATTGCAGCCAGCTATGTGAATGTTGCCAGTTCCTGGTCAGGTGGTACGTCGACCTACAACGACTATACGCTGCAAACGATCTTCCACGAAATCGGTCACGCCCTCGGCCTGGGTCACCAGGGCAACTACAACGGTTCGGCAACGTTCGGCGTCAGCAACGATTTTGCAAATGACAGCTGGCAGGCATCGATGATGTCCTACTTCAGTCAGAGCGAGAATACGAATGTCGATGCGTCTGGGGCTCTGCTGCAAACACCCATGTCCGTCGACTGGATGGCGCTGGACGCGATTTACGGCTCACAGGGCTATGGTGTTTCGAACGCTTTCACCGAGAATACGACCTGGGGCTTCAACACGACGGTCACATCAGATGTCAGCGATATCTGGGCACAATGGTCGAGCTATGCCAACAAGACGGCGTCCACAATCGTGGATAGCGGCGGTATCGACACGCTGGACCTGTCCGGCTACGGCAACAATTCGGTGATCAATCTGGCTCCAAGCGACAGTCAGTCCTCAGGACCCTCCGCGTCCAGCATCGGCGGCAGAACCGGCAACCTGACGATTGCCGAGGGAACGATCATCGAAAACGCGATCGGGGGATCGGGCTCCGAAACGTTCTACGGTAATAGTGCAAACAACATCCTGACCGGAAATGGCGGCAACGATACATTCCACAACAGTGAAGGGTCCGATACCTATCTGGGCGGAGCCGGGACGGATTCGGTCCTCTTTGAGGGCAATTTCGCCGACTACAGCTTCGCCATCAGCGGTTCGTTCCTGCAAGTCATCAATGTCGCCGTGGACCTCGTCGAGTTCACTGTTGAAGCGCTCGGGTTCTCCGACCAGACAGTCAGCTATCAGGAAATTGTTGATTCACTTACGGCGACGCCGAACGCCGATCCCGAGGCGGAAAACGATAGTTATTTCGTCGATGAAGACGGCTTGCTGACCGGTCAGAACATACTGGCGAACGACACGGATGCCGACGGCGATGGATTGACGGTTGCCTCGGTGAACGGTTCGGCCGCCTCGGTCGGGTCGCAGATCGTGCTGGAGTCCGGCGCGTTGCTGACGGTCAACGCGGACGGCACGTTCTCTTACGATCAGAACGGTGCCTACGACTATCTCGGCGACGAAGAGAGCGCGGAAGAGACGTTCACCTACGTCGCCACAGACGGTGAGGGGAATTCCGAACCGGCAACGGTCACGATCACCATTGAGGGCTCGCACGACAACACAGCGCCAGTCTCTGCAGACGAAAGCTACACTGTCGATGAAGACGGGATGCTGACAGGTCAGAACCTGCTCGCCAACGATACGGATGCTGATGGCGACGGTTTGACGGTTGCCTCGGTGAACGGCTCTGCCGCCTCGGTGGGGTCGCAGATCGTGCTGGAGTCCGGCGCGTTGCTGACGGTCAACGCGGACGGTACATTCTCATACGATCAGAACGGTGCCTTCGACTATCTCGGCGACGAAGAGAGCGCGGAAGAGACGTTCACCTACGTCGCCACAGACGGTGAGGGGAATTCCGAACCGGCAACGGTCACGATCACCATTGAGGGCTCGCACGACAACACAGCGCCAGTCTCTGCAGACGACAGCTACACTGTCGATGAAGACGGGTTGCTGACAGGTCAGAACCTGCTCGCCAACGATACGGATGCTGATGGCGACGGTTTGACGGTCGCCTCGGTGAACGGCTCCGCCGCCTCGGTGGGGTCGCAGATCGTGCTGGAGTCCGGTGCACTGCTGACGGTGAATGCGGACGGCACGTTCTTGTACGACCAGAACGGTGCGTTTGAGGCGCTTGAGTCCGGTGAGACAGGAAATGACAGTTTCACCTATCAGGTTTCAGACGGCAAAGGCGGTTTTGATACCGCGACCGTTACTCTGACCATCGATGGCATAAGTGATCCTGTTGCCGATCCGCTGCCCGGTCCCGAACCGGTTGTGGAGAAGCCGGTTGTGATCGATTTCGAAGGCCTTGCGCCGGGCGCTTACACCGGTGAGATGGGGATATCGCTTACGGGTGTCGACGTCACGACGAGCGGTCAATTGGCCGGAAGCCTTTCCGGGGCAACGTCCGGCTTTACGATCAGTGCCGGTGGCGAGGATTTCGATCTGGACAGCCTGCTGCTTCAGTCGGAAACGCGCCGTGCGCGCATCAAGCTTGAAGCCTTTGACGACGGCGTTCTGGTCGGATCGATGAAGGTACGTATCAATTCCAAAGACGCGTTTGAGCTTGAACTTGACGATCGTTTCGACGGTGTCGACGAAATTGTTGTCAGCAGCCGGCGGGACAAGCCGTTCTACGTGGATGACCTTGCCCTTGTGACGTATCAGTCAGGATCTGCCGGCGGAAACGAAGACCCGAACGCCGCCGACGATGCCTATGCGACCAGCGAAGACGCAACTGTTGGCGGGAATCTCCTGAGCAATGACCGGGATCCGGACGGAGAGGGCGTCTCGCTCCTTTCACTTGCGGGGCAGAGCGGAGGTGTAGCCGTCCTGGCTTCCGGCGCGATTGTCACGTTCGCGAGCGACGGGACGTTTACCTACGACCCGAACGGGGCATTTAACGGTCTTTATGACGGCGACAGCGCGACAGATGCCTTTGTCTACGAGGTTTCGGATGGCAATGGCGGAGTCGATACCGCAGAGGTCACCATCACGATTGATGGCGAAGGCACCGCGCCGGTTGAAACGCATATCGGCTTCGAAGAAGGGTCGCTTTGCGACTGGTTCGATGAAGAAGACGAATTTGTCTTTGCCGACACGTACGTGACCGGCCGCAATCGTGGTGTTTCGGAAGGTGAACTTGCCGGCCGGAGTTACGGCGACAGCCTCTCGTTTTCCCGCGCAGATGGTGAAAGTTTCGACTTTGAAGAAGCCGTCTTTACCGCATTGGGCCGCGGCAAGGTCACGCTGACGGTCGAAGGCTATCTGGATGGCGAGCTTGTCGGCAGTGAAGACTTCGGTGTTCGTGCAAACCGGGAGAAAAAGCTGGCTTTGACGGATTCGAAATTCAACGAAGTTGATGAAGTCGTCGTGCGATCCAACCATGGCGTGATCCTGGATGACATGACGCTGCTCGTCTAA
- a CDS encoding NADP-dependent isocitrate dehydrogenase: protein MAKIKVENPVVELDGDEMTRIIWAFIKDKLIHPYLDIDLLYYDLSIEKRDETDDQITVDAANAIKEHGVGIKCATITPDEARVEEFGLKRMYRSPNGTIRNILGGVIFREPIIMQNVPRLVPGWTQPIIVGRHAFGDQYRATDFTFPGKGKLTIKFVGEDGTEIERDVFDAPSSGVAMAMYNLDDSIRDFAHASMNYALQRKVPCYLSTKNTILKAYDGRFKDIFQEVYDAEFKDKFADAGIWYEHRLIDDMVASALKWSGGYVWACKNYDGDVQSDTVAQGFGSLGLMTSVLMTPDGRTVEAEAAHGTVTRHYRQHQNGESTSTNSIASIYAWTRGLAHRAKLDGNDKLARFAKTLESVCVSTVESGYMTKDLALLVGPDQGWLTTTGFLDKIDENLAKAMADL from the coding sequence ATGGCAAAGATCAAAGTCGAAAATCCGGTCGTCGAACTCGATGGCGATGAGATGACGCGCATCATCTGGGCCTTCATCAAGGACAAGCTGATCCATCCCTACCTCGATATTGACCTTCTTTATTACGATCTGTCGATCGAAAAGCGGGACGAGACGGATGACCAGATCACGGTCGACGCAGCCAATGCGATCAAAGAGCACGGCGTCGGCATCAAATGCGCCACCATCACACCCGATGAAGCTCGCGTTGAGGAATTCGGTCTGAAGCGCATGTACCGGTCCCCGAACGGTACGATCCGCAACATTCTGGGTGGCGTCATCTTCCGCGAGCCAATCATCATGCAGAACGTCCCCCGCCTGGTACCTGGCTGGACACAGCCGATTATCGTGGGCCGGCACGCCTTCGGTGATCAGTACCGGGCAACAGATTTCACATTTCCAGGCAAGGGTAAGCTGACGATCAAGTTTGTCGGCGAAGACGGAACCGAAATTGAACGGGACGTTTTTGACGCGCCCTCCTCCGGCGTTGCGATGGCGATGTACAATCTGGACGATTCCATTCGCGACTTCGCGCACGCCTCAATGAACTACGCGCTTCAACGAAAGGTCCCCTGTTACCTTTCCACGAAGAATACGATCCTCAAGGCTTATGACGGACGCTTCAAGGACATCTTTCAGGAGGTCTACGATGCGGAGTTCAAGGACAAGTTTGCTGATGCAGGCATATGGTACGAGCACCGTTTGATCGACGATATGGTCGCCTCCGCACTCAAATGGTCCGGCGGCTACGTCTGGGCGTGCAAGAACTATGACGGTGACGTGCAATCCGATACGGTCGCCCAAGGGTTCGGGTCACTCGGCCTGATGACGTCCGTGCTGATGACCCCGGACGGCAGGACTGTGGAAGCTGAAGCCGCCCACGGAACGGTCACACGGCACTACCGGCAGCACCAGAACGGCGAAAGCACATCGACCAACTCCATTGCCTCCATCTACGCCTGGACGCGCGGACTGGCGCACCGGGCGAAACTGGATGGCAACGACAAGCTCGCACGGTTCGCAAAGACCTTGGAGAGCGTCTGCGTCAGTACGGTGGAGTCCGGCTACATGACGAAGGATCTCGCGCTTCTGGTCGGTCCCGATCAGGGCTGGCTCACGACGACCGGTTTTCTCGACAAAATTGATGAAAACCTGGCGAAGGCGATGGCGGATCTGTAA